Part of the Halodesulfurarchaeum formicicum genome is shown below.
GATTGATAGCTCGGGACGAGGATTTATGCGGGGTTGTAAATAACCGGGTGGCGTGTCTTCGCAAACCGATCTGCTGGGCTCGTCGCTTTCGTCGATTCGGACAGCGGTCGGCCACCTCGTCGACACGGCTTCCCCGATGGGTGGCTGGCTGCTCGTCGGCTCCGGCATCGGCTTGACGGCCCTCTCCGAACTCGTCTTTTTCGTCTACGGGAACGCCAATCCGGGTATTCGGGTCCTCGAGTTGTTGCTCCCCATGGCCGTCGGTATTGGGCTCATCTGGGTTGGATTTCAGTCCCGCCAGCATGGGTTTTCCTCCTGGCAGATCGCCGTCCTCGGGTTGTCCGTCCTCCTCGGGATGGGCGTGTTCGTCGTCATCGCGACCTACATGCGGCTCCTCCTCAGTCTGGAACAGCCCTTGCCGGCCAAGCCACTGTATCTCCTGTTGAATGCGATGGCGATCGGTGCGGTGCTCAACTTCGTGTATGCCTACCAGTACCTCAAAATTCGGGATCGGGCCGACCGACTGGCGGTCCGCCGGGATCGACTCGTCGGTGTCATCTCACTCGTCTCTCACGATATCCGCAATCCGCTGACCGTCGCCAAGGGGTATGCCGACATGGCCGGGGAACACGCCGCCCCGCTCGTCGAAGCCCTCGAACGCATCGAGACGATGGTCCAGGAATTGCTCGCGCTCGCACACAGCACCCAGTCCACGGCGGCACTGGAACCGGTCGCGGTGGCGGCGATCGCCCGCGAGTCCTGGGGCGTAGTCGAAACCGAAGCTGCCGATCTGGAGATCGCGACCGAGACCGAGGTCCTGGCCGAACCGGATCAGCTCCGACACCTCTTCGAGAACCTCTTCCGAAACGCAATCGAGCACGGCGGTACAGCAGTTACCGTGACGGTCGGGGACTTCGCGGGTGGGTTCTACGTCGCGGACGACGGCCCCGGAATTCCCGAGTCGGACCGAGAAACGGCCTTCGAGCCCGGCTACACGACAGCCGAGAGCGGGACCGGTCTGGGGCTCAACATCGTCCAGGAGATCTGTGTGGCACACGACTGGGAGGTGGCCGTCACCGAAAGCAGGGCAGGTGGGGCCCGCTTTGAGTTCGACGGCGTCGAGTTTCCCGATTGAGTCGTTCAGGAACCGGTTTTCACCACCACGGTGTTCCCGATCACGTCTCCGAGTCGCTGCCCGTCATCCGAACGATAGATGAGAACGCCACCCAGCAGGTACGCGGTCGGCAGCGCGTCGACGATTCGGAGGACGTTTCTAAGGATTGCCGCCAGCAAACTTGCGGGCCGCCCGTCCGCCTGAACGACCGTGATCCCGAACAGTCGCTTGCCGGGTGTCTGTCCGCTGGTCCACTCGAAGACGACGAAGTAGCCCAAGGCAAGCGGCCAGATCAGGAGCCCGACCACACCGACGAGCCTGGGAGCGACGGTAGCGGTAACCCCGCCCAGCACCGCCAGGCCCACCGTGAGGAGCACCGCGTCGACGGCAAAGGCGAGCAAGCGAGCAATTAGGGTGTCGTTTCTCGTTTCGAGTCGTGGGTTCGATCGCACCATGGGCCTGGTTGGCCCTGTTTTCGCACTTAAACATCCGGGCGGCGTTGCCGGCCCCCTGTTCGGCCACGAGTAACCTCGATAAACCGTTTCGGAGGTGGAAATCGATTTATTAAACGACGTAAAAGGCCGCGCCTGACGGTAAAGCAGACTGAATTGACGCCAACGTTCAGGCGGCTATATGGACCCAGGGCGCCTCTCTGTTAGTAGCGGTGGTCCCCATGTCCAGTCCCTCCCACACCCACGATCCGACCGGTGCATCGCCACCCGGGCACGGCCCGCTCCTGCGCCCACTCGAGGCCGTGGGATTCTGGGCCGCCGTTGCGCTTCCCTTCATCTACGTGCCGCTCATTCTGCGGGGTCTCGACACGTCGAGTATGCAGTTGACCGTCGCCGTGCTGATCGTGGTTCATCTGCTGGCACTGATCGCCGGCCACCGGTACAACGCCGACTGAGAACGGGGCTTTTTATCTCGTTCGGGGCCGTCCGCTGACGCATGGAACTGGGGACAGTCCCGCTCGGTCGGACTGGGACGCGGGTCTCGGAGATCGCCTTTGGAACCTGGCGGTTCGGCCGCACGGACGACACCGGGGCGATCGAGATCGATCGCGATCAGGCTCATCGACTGCTTGACGCCTACGAGGCGGCCGGCGGTCGGTTCATCGACACCGCTGACATGTACGGCGACGGTCGGGCCGAAGCCTATATCGGGGACTGGCTCGCGGAACGCGACCGCGAAGACTTCGTGGTTGCCTCGAAGATCTACTGGCCGACCCGCGAGGACGACCCGAACGGTCGGGGCCTGGGTCGCAAGCATCTCCGGCGACAGATCGACCGGATCCGAGACCGGCTGGGTACCGACTACCTCGACGTGCTTTACATCCACCGCTGGGACGACACGACGCCCGCCCCGGAGTTCATGCGAACGCTGAACGATTTCGTCCGGCGGGGGGCCGTGAACTACCTCGGCGCCTCCACACTGGAGCCAAACGCCTGGAAGGTCGTCAAGGCAAACGAGATCGCCCGGCGGGAGGGCTACGAACCCTTCAAAGTCGTCCAGCCGCGGTACAACGCGGTCAACCGGGAGATCGAGGGGACTTATCTGGACATGTGCCGGGATTACGACATCGGCATCATCCCCTGGTCGCCGCTGGCCGGCGGCTTTCTCAGCGGGAAGTACACGCGTGGAGAAGCACCGCCCCCTGATTCCCGTGGGGCGACCGACGAGCAGTTCGTCGACTCCTATCTCACCGCCGAGAACTTCGACGTTCTGGAGGAGGTCGAAGCGGTCGCCGCGGAGGTCGAGGCTTCCCCGGCCCAGGTAAGCCTCGCCTGGCTGCTGGCACACGACCAGGTGATCGCGCCGATCGTCGGCGCGACCTCCATCGACCAGCTCGAAGAGGATCTCGCGTCGACACAGATCAGCCTGTCCGCCCGGCAAGTCGAACGAATCGCGACCGCCAAGTAGCTACGCCGGCCGCTCGTAGACCGCTTCCGCGTACTGGTTCGAATCGATCGTGGTTCGCTCGGTATCCACCTGCTCGAAGCCACGGGATCGGTACAACTCGGTCACGTGATCGTTGGCCTCCAGCACTGTTGCTCGAAGCGTGTCCGCTCCGTCCGCCGTGAACGCCTCCTCGATCGCGTCGAACAGTGCCGTTTCCACGCCCGCCTCGCGGTGGGCTGGATCGACGTGTAAGCGGAGAATCGTCCCGGTCTCGCCGGCCCGGTGGCCGTGAACGAATCCGACGATCTCACCGTCTCGCAGGGCGACCAGCAACTCGGTGCCGGGATTCGAGAGTTCCATCTCGACGACTGGATCCCCATACCAGTGGGCGACGCCCGACTCGATGGTGTCCGCGGAAAGCGTGTCCGGGTAGTCGGCTCGCCAGGCCGCCTCGGCCACCGCGCGGATCGATTCGATGTCCGAGGTCGTGGCGTCTCGAATGTCCATAGCGGTCCTTGAACGGGGAGGCCCTTATCGGTCGCGTCCGAGCGTCGGCAGCCGGTCGCCCAGTGCCCGCCCGATCGCCTCCCGCTTGATCAGCCAGAACCCCACCACGATGATCGCAAAGCCGATCGCAGTGGCGGCGGACACCGACTCGTCGAGAACCAGCCACCCGGTGAGGGCCGCCCAGATCGGGGCCAGATACGAGACGAGGTTGATCTCGACGGGGCCCAACCGGTCCAGCAGGTCGAAGTAGATGAGAAACCCGATCGCACTGGCGACCACGGAGAGATAGCCGAGTGCGAGAAACGCCTCGCCGGACCAGACGACCGATTCGAGGCGTTCGCCCAGGCCCACACTGATCCCGTGGAGCATGATCGCCCCCAGCACCATCGACCAGGCCTCCATCGTCTCGATCGGGAGGGCGGCGTCGACGGCCGTCGCGAGAACACTCCCCAGCGCGAAACTCACGGCAGCCAGAAACACCAGAAACTCGCCGATACCACTCCCCAACAGTGCGGCTGGATCGGGCTGGGCGATGACGACGACCCCCAGGAGCCCGAGGACCAGACCGACCGTGCCTAACCGCGAGAGCGCTCGTCCGGGGAGCAAGACGCGGGCGAACCCGGTGGTCAAGATCGGGCTCAGGCTCACGACGACGGCGGCCACCGCACTCGTGGTGTTCAATTCGCCGACGAAGAGGAAGGCGTGATACCCCGCGATCATGAAGGCCCCACCGACTAGCACCACGATCCAGCCGGCCCGCGATTCGGGCCGCCACTGGTCGGTGGCCACGATCGCGTAGCCCAGCATCAGCACGCCCGCGAGGTCATAGCGAAACGCGGCAAAGAGGACCGGCGTCTCCCCAAAGGGGCCGAGCCCGGCCTTGATCGCCATGAACGCCGTGCCCCAGATGGCCGACAGGAGAAGCCACGCCAAAGCCTGCCTCGTTTTCGACACGGTCGGTACTACACCCTCGATACTTTCAGGGTTCCGACTCCCCGCCGAGCCCACCGGTCTGATGGAGATGCGTGAGCACGTCCTGTCGGGTGATGATGCCCTCGACGAAGCCGTCCTGTACCACCGGGACCCGATTGACGTTCGGCTCCGGGCGGGCCAGGATCTCGATGACCGTCTCGATGTCCTCCTCCGGGCCGACGGTGACGACGTCCTCGGTCATCACCGTGCTGATCGGGTCCCCGGCATGGCGAGCCAGGTCGATCTCCAGGTCCAGATCGCCGAAAGAGGCCTCGATGGCGTAATCGACCGGCTCCAGGAAGGGCGGTAGCCCCACCGGAATCCAGAACGTGCGATCGCTTGGCTCGAAGATGTTCACGAGGTCCCGCTGGGTCACGATTCCGACCAGCCGACCGTCGTCGTCCACGACGGGAAAGCCGTTGAACGGCCGCTGGGACATCTTCTTGAGTACCTCGCCGACGGAATCGTCGTGCTGGACGGTCTCGACGTCGGCCGTCATCAACTCGTGAGCCTGCATACACCCGACATCGTGGCCGGGGACTATCAGTTTTGGCGAGCGGTTTATGTAATCGGGCCCACAAGCGAGCATATGGCCTCCATGGGCCGGCCACGACTGCGTGACCTTTTCGACGAGTCACCGACGCCGCACATCGCCCACCCGCCACACACTCACCGACGTGACTATTATGTCGCAACGGACGGCTCTTTCGAGTCGACCGGCGCCGGGCTGGGTGTGATCATCGAGACCGCGAGCGGCAAGCGGGTCGCCAGGCTCGCCATTCCCGACGGGGCTCCCGACAACAACGTCGCCGAGTATCGGGCGCTTCATCTCGGGCTCGACGCACTTGCAGCCCGGGCCCCGGAATCGGCTGCCGTCGGCGTCCTCGTCGATCACGACGACCTGGCGAGCAACGTCAACGCCGCCGTGCTGGCCGGTCGGGACCGAGAGTTTCGGACCGTGGCCGGCCTGAGCCACCCGCCGGGAACGGCCCACCACTGGCGTGGCATTCGGGCCCGGATCGCCGGCTTCGAGACGGTCCGAGCCGCGGCCGTCGCGAGCGGGCAGAACCCGGCCCATCCGCTGGCGAACGCGCCAGAGGAGTACGCACACGTCAACCGGAATACTGCCAGCGGGCGGCCCACACGGCAGTCCACCGAGCAGGTTCCCCCTCCCTCACGAGCGGATCGACACGCCGGGGACTGATTCAGCGAGTGCTCGTCGAGGGACCGTTCTGCGCGTCGACCACCGCCACGGCCGCGAGGTTCACGATGTCATCGACCGAGTCCCCGCGCTGGAGGACGTGTACCGGCTTGTCCATCCCGACGAGCATTGGACCAATGGCTTCGGCCTCGCCCAGTCGCTGGAGGAGTTTGTAACCGATGTTCCCCGCTTCGAGGGTCGGAAAGACCAGGACGTT
Proteins encoded:
- a CDS encoding aldo/keto reductase; this translates as MELGTVPLGRTGTRVSEIAFGTWRFGRTDDTGAIEIDRDQAHRLLDAYEAAGGRFIDTADMYGDGRAEAYIGDWLAERDREDFVVASKIYWPTREDDPNGRGLGRKHLRRQIDRIRDRLGTDYLDVLYIHRWDDTTPAPEFMRTLNDFVRRGAVNYLGASTLEPNAWKVVKANEIARREGYEPFKVVQPRYNAVNREIEGTYLDMCRDYDIGIIPWSPLAGGFLSGKYTRGEAPPPDSRGATDEQFVDSYLTAENFDVLEEVEAVAAEVEASPAQVSLAWLLAHDQVIAPIVGATSIDQLEEDLASTQISLSARQVERIATAK
- a CDS encoding sensor histidine kinase; the encoded protein is MSSQTDLLGSSLSSIRTAVGHLVDTASPMGGWLLVGSGIGLTALSELVFFVYGNANPGIRVLELLLPMAVGIGLIWVGFQSRQHGFSSWQIAVLGLSVLLGMGVFVVIATYMRLLLSLEQPLPAKPLYLLLNAMAIGAVLNFVYAYQYLKIRDRADRLAVRRDRLVGVISLVSHDIRNPLTVAKGYADMAGEHAAPLVEALERIETMVQELLALAHSTQSTAALEPVAVAAIARESWGVVETEAADLEIATETEVLAEPDQLRHLFENLFRNAIEHGGTAVTVTVGDFAGGFYVADDGPGIPESDRETAFEPGYTTAESGTGLGLNIVQEICVAHDWEVAVTESRAGGARFEFDGVEFPD
- a CDS encoding RDD family protein — protein: MVRSNPRLETRNDTLIARLLAFAVDAVLLTVGLAVLGGVTATVAPRLVGVVGLLIWPLALGYFVVFEWTSGQTPGKRLFGITVVQADGRPASLLAAILRNVLRIVDALPTAYLLGGVLIYRSDDGQRLGDVIGNTVVVKTGS
- a CDS encoding DMT family transporter, with protein sequence MSKTRQALAWLLLSAIWGTAFMAIKAGLGPFGETPVLFAAFRYDLAGVLMLGYAIVATDQWRPESRAGWIVVLVGGAFMIAGYHAFLFVGELNTTSAVAAVVVSLSPILTTGFARVLLPGRALSRLGTVGLVLGLLGVVVIAQPDPAALLGSGIGEFLVFLAAVSFALGSVLATAVDAALPIETMEAWSMVLGAIMLHGISVGLGERLESVVWSGEAFLALGYLSVVASAIGFLIYFDLLDRLGPVEINLVSYLAPIWAALTGWLVLDESVSAATAIGFAIIVVGFWLIKREAIGRALGDRLPTLGRDR
- a CDS encoding GNAT family N-acetyltransferase, whose translation is MDIRDATTSDIESIRAVAEAAWRADYPDTLSADTIESGVAHWYGDPVVEMELSNPGTELLVALRDGEIVGFVHGHRAGETGTILRLHVDPAHREAGVETALFDAIEEAFTADGADTLRATVLEANDHVTELYRSRGFEQVDTERTTIDSNQYAEAVYERPA
- a CDS encoding ribonuclease H family protein, giving the protein MASMGRPRLRDLFDESPTPHIAHPPHTHRRDYYVATDGSFESTGAGLGVIIETASGKRVARLAIPDGAPDNNVAEYRALHLGLDALAARAPESAAVGVLVDHDDLASNVNAAVLAGRDREFRTVAGLSHPPGTAHHWRGIRARIAGFETVRAAAVASGQNPAHPLANAPEEYAHVNRNTASGRPTRQSTEQVPPPSRADRHAGD
- a CDS encoding CBS domain-containing protein, whose translation is MQAHELMTADVETVQHDDSVGEVLKKMSQRPFNGFPVVDDDGRLVGIVTQRDLVNIFEPSDRTFWIPVGLPPFLEPVDYAIEASFGDLDLEIDLARHAGDPISTVMTEDVVTVGPEEDIETVIEILARPEPNVNRVPVVQDGFVEGIITRQDVLTHLHQTGGLGGESEP